The Budorcas taxicolor isolate Tak-1 chromosome 5, Takin1.1, whole genome shotgun sequence genome includes a window with the following:
- the LOC128048559 gene encoding lysozyme C, intestinal isozyme: protein MLNTNSSSPWSAWRSGFSVNMKALFILGLLLLSVTVQGKVFERCELARTLRRFGLDGYKGVSLANWMCLIYGESRYNTQVTNYNPGSKSTDYGIFQINSKWWCNDGKTPRAVNGCGVSCSALLKDDITQAVACAKKIVSRQGITAWVAWKNKCRNRNVSSYIQGCKL from the exons ATGTTAAATACCAACTCCAGCTCACCCTGGTCAGCCTGGAGGTCTGGCTTCTCAGTCAACATGAAGGCTCTCTTTATTCTGGGGCTTCTCCTCCTTTCTGTCACTGTCCAGGGCAAGGTCTTTGAGAGATGTGAGCTTGCGAGAACACTGAGAAGATTTGGACTGGATGGCTATAAGGGAGTCAGCCTGGCAAATT gGATGTGTTTGATCTATGGAGAAAGCCGATATAACACACAAGTTACAAACTACAATCCTGGAAGCAAAAGCACGGATTATGGGATATTTCAGATCAACAGCAAATGGTGGTGTAATGATGGCAAAACCCCAAGAGCAGTTAATGGCTGTGGTGTATCCTGCAGTG CTTTGCTGAAAGATGACATCACTCAAGCTGTAGCATGTGCAAAGAAGATTGTCAGTCGGCAAGGCATTACAGCAtg GGTGGCGTGGAAAAACAAGTGTCGAAACCGAAATGTCAGCAGTTATATTCAGGGTTGCAAACTGTAA
- the LOC128048560 gene encoding lysozyme C-1, whose amino-acid sequence MLNSKSGSPWSVWTFDFSVNMKALVILGLLFLSVAVQGKVFERCELARTLKELGLDGYKGVSLANWLCLTKWESSYNTKATNYNPGSESTDYGIFQINSKWWCNDGKTPNAVDGCHVSCSELMENNIAKAVACAKHIVSEQGITAWVAWKSHCRDHDVSSYVEGCTL is encoded by the exons atGTTAAATAGCAAGTCTGGCTCACCCTGGTCAGTCTGGACATTTGACTTCTCAGTCAACATGAAGGCTCTCGTTATTCTggggcttctcttcctttctgttgCTGTCCAAGGCAAGGTCTTTGAGAGATGTGAGCTTGCCAGAACTCTGAAGGAACTCGGACTGGACGGCTATAAGGGAGTCAGCCTGGCAAACT gGTTGTGTTTGACCAAATGGGAAAGCAGTTATAACACAAAAGCTACAAACTACaatcctggcagtgaaagcactgattATGGGATATTTCAGATCAACAGCAAGTGGTGGTGTAATGATGGCAAAACCCCTAATGCAGTTGACGGCTGTCATGTGTCCTGCAGTG AATTAATGGAAAATAACATCGCTAAAGCTGTAGCATGTGCAAAGCATATTGTCAGTGAGCAAGGCATTACAGCATG GGTGGCATGGAAAAGTCATTGTCGAGACCATGACGTCAGCAGTTATGTTGAGGGTTGCACCCTGTAA